A window of Candidatus Palauibacter soopunensis contains these coding sequences:
- a CDS encoding diaminopropionate ammonia-lyase — translation MSLLRLSLRSPQLRREAAEGILVPGAAAEARDVIRGWHGYDATPMVTLPRLAALLGVESVLVKDESPRFGLGSFKALGGAFAVLRALQDEIERRTGTRPAAAELRAGHPLAAEITVTTASAGNHGRSVAWGSAEFGCRCVIFLPEDAIPARARAIEGHGARVVRVPGEYDGVVGHTDREAARNGWIVVSDTAYEGYEETPRRIMAGYTLLGAEMLDDLAAAGSAPLTHLFVQAGVGGLATGVCGHFGQACGEGRPRFIAVEPWRADCFGRSLRFGRASVAEPPFHTEMGGLAAGVASTIAWDYLAPLLDAAIALPEPVWAAGAEALASGRLGARIIAGPSGAAGVGALLALARLPGLCRLLGLDASARVGAIVTEQRFD, via the coding sequence ATGAGCCTACTCCGCCTTTCGCTCCGCTCACCGCAACTGCGGCGCGAAGCCGCTGAAGGGATCCTCGTTCCGGGCGCGGCCGCGGAAGCTCGGGACGTGATCCGGGGCTGGCATGGATACGACGCGACGCCGATGGTAACACTGCCGAGGCTCGCCGCGTTGCTGGGAGTGGAATCGGTCCTGGTAAAGGACGAATCGCCGCGCTTCGGGCTCGGCTCGTTCAAGGCGCTCGGCGGGGCGTTCGCGGTCCTGCGCGCGCTGCAGGACGAGATCGAGCGCCGGACCGGCACGCGACCCGCGGCGGCGGAACTGCGCGCCGGGCATCCGCTGGCGGCCGAGATCACGGTCACGACTGCCTCGGCGGGGAACCACGGCCGATCCGTGGCGTGGGGAAGCGCCGAATTCGGCTGCCGCTGCGTGATTTTCCTTCCGGAAGACGCGATCCCCGCTCGCGCCCGCGCGATCGAGGGACACGGGGCACGGGTGGTCCGCGTACCCGGCGAGTACGACGGCGTCGTCGGGCACACCGACCGGGAGGCGGCGCGGAACGGCTGGATCGTCGTTTCCGACACGGCGTACGAAGGCTACGAGGAGACGCCGCGCCGCATCATGGCGGGCTACACGCTCCTCGGCGCGGAGATGCTGGACGACCTCGCGGCTGCCGGCTCGGCGCCGCTGACGCACCTCTTTGTGCAGGCGGGCGTCGGCGGCCTCGCGACCGGCGTGTGCGGCCATTTCGGGCAGGCGTGCGGCGAGGGACGGCCGCGTTTCATCGCCGTCGAGCCGTGGCGGGCCGACTGCTTCGGCCGGAGCCTGCGATTCGGCCGGGCGAGCGTCGCGGAGCCGCCGTTCCACACCGAGATGGGCGGTCTCGCCGCCGGCGTCGCGTCGACGATCGCCTGGGACTATCTGGCTCCGTTGCTCGACGCGGCGATCGCGCTCCCCGAGCCCGTCTGGGCCGCCGGCGCCGAGGCGCTCGCGTCCGGTCGGCTGGGCGCCCGCATCATCGCGGGCCCGTCCGGCGCCGCCGGCGTAGGGGCGCTCCTCGCCCTGGCCCGCCTCCCCGGCCTGTGCCGGCTCCTCGGCCTCGACGCGTCCGCGCGGGTCGGCGCGATCGTCACCGAGCAGCGTTTCGACTGA
- the sufU gene encoding Fe-S cluster assembly sulfur transfer protein SufU codes for MIEPRPRAPGTIDREIPSSLNQLYQEVILDHYRKPRNKGHLDEATHAITMNNPLCGDVIELMLRVEGGSIAEARFLGRGCSISLASASMLTGRVRGKSLEQALELSGKFTHLLHGDGALLSDDDLGDLRTLAGVSKFPVRIKCALLAWNCLEELGDGTDADGGSA; via the coding sequence ATGATCGAACCCCGTCCGAGAGCGCCCGGGACCATCGACCGGGAGATCCCTTCGTCGCTCAACCAGCTGTACCAGGAAGTCATCCTCGATCACTACCGGAAACCCCGGAACAAGGGGCATCTGGACGAAGCCACGCACGCGATCACCATGAACAACCCGCTTTGCGGCGACGTGATCGAACTCATGTTGCGCGTGGAGGGGGGGAGCATCGCCGAGGCGCGCTTCCTGGGCCGCGGGTGCTCGATCAGCCTGGCGTCCGCGTCGATGCTCACGGGACGCGTGCGGGGGAAGTCGCTCGAGCAGGCGCTGGAACTTTCCGGAAAGTTCACGCACCTCCTGCACGGAGACGGAGCGCTGCTGTCCGACGACGACCTCGGCGACCTCCGCACGCTGGCGGGGGTCTCGAAGTTTCCGGTCCGCATCAAGTGCGCGCTGCTGGCGTGGAACTGTCTCGAGGAGCTGGGGGACGGGACGGACGCGGACGGCGGCTCCGCGTGA
- a CDS encoding SufS family cysteine desulfurase, with amino-acid sequence MTGTKPATGVLASGGPSEAAGRRDAGEASEKDGWDLAAIRAQFPILSREVNGHPLVYLDNAASSQQPLRVLNRVERYLREEHANVHRGVHQLSAEATEAYEDARRAVAAHAGTREPAEIVFTRGTTEAVNLVASSWGGAFIGAGDEIVLTKMEHHSNLVPWQLLAGRTGCSLRFVDVTPEGTLDLDDFDRLLGKRTRLVACTHVSNSLGTVNPVREIVDRAHAAGALTLIDGAQAAPHMLTDVAKIGCDFYAFSSHKMCGPTGVGALWARRELLEEMPPYQGGGEMISDVKLERSTWAKVPHKFEAGTPNISGVVGFGEAARFLADLGPEAIASHEGALKHAVFERLDGIEGLHLYGPREERTAVFSFTYGDVHPHDLSTILDQRGIAIRAGHHCNQPLMDHYGISSTARASFYFYNSLREIDVLCDGIALAAEVFGGIA; translated from the coding sequence ATGACCGGTACGAAGCCCGCGACGGGCGTACTTGCGTCCGGGGGCCCCTCGGAGGCGGCCGGCCGGCGCGATGCGGGTGAGGCTTCGGAGAAGGACGGCTGGGACCTCGCGGCGATCCGGGCCCAGTTCCCCATTCTCTCGCGGGAAGTCAACGGCCACCCCCTGGTCTATCTCGACAACGCGGCGAGTTCACAGCAGCCGCTCCGTGTGCTGAACCGGGTCGAGCGCTACCTGCGCGAGGAGCACGCCAATGTGCACCGCGGCGTGCATCAGCTCAGCGCGGAGGCGACGGAGGCATACGAGGACGCGCGCCGTGCGGTGGCGGCGCATGCCGGCACGAGGGAGCCGGCGGAGATCGTCTTCACCCGCGGCACGACGGAGGCGGTGAACCTCGTCGCGTCGAGTTGGGGAGGGGCGTTCATCGGCGCGGGCGACGAGATCGTGCTCACGAAGATGGAGCACCACTCGAACCTCGTGCCGTGGCAGCTGCTCGCCGGCCGCACGGGGTGCAGTCTCCGCTTCGTCGACGTCACGCCCGAAGGCACGCTCGATCTGGACGATTTCGACCGGCTCCTCGGGAAGCGAACCCGGCTGGTCGCCTGTACGCACGTCTCCAACAGCCTCGGGACCGTCAATCCGGTCCGCGAGATCGTGGATCGCGCGCACGCCGCCGGCGCGCTGACACTCATCGACGGAGCGCAGGCCGCACCCCATATGCTGACCGATGTGGCGAAGATCGGGTGCGACTTCTACGCGTTCAGCAGCCACAAGATGTGTGGCCCCACCGGCGTCGGAGCGTTGTGGGCCAGAAGAGAACTGCTGGAGGAGATGCCTCCGTACCAGGGCGGGGGCGAGATGATCTCGGACGTGAAGCTCGAGAGATCAACCTGGGCCAAGGTTCCGCACAAGTTCGAGGCCGGAACGCCCAACATTTCGGGCGTCGTGGGCTTCGGGGAAGCCGCCCGCTTTCTCGCGGACCTCGGACCGGAGGCGATCGCGTCTCATGAAGGCGCCCTGAAGCACGCCGTGTTCGAGCGACTCGACGGGATCGAAGGGCTTCACCTGTACGGGCCGCGCGAGGAGAGGACCGCGGTCTTCTCCTTCACGTACGGTGACGTACATCCGCACGACCTCTCCACGATCCTCGACCAGCGGGGAATCGCGATCCGGGCGGGGCACCATTGCAACCAGCCGCTGATGGACCACTACGGGATCAGCAGTACGGCCCGGGCGAGCTTCTACTTCTACAACTCGCTGCGGGAAATCGACGTGCTGTGCGACGGCATCGCCCTGGCGGCCGAAGTCTTCGGCGGCATCGCCTGA
- a CDS encoding VOC family protein, with protein MDLGLFSISLTVKDLAASKAFYEKLGFVQTGGDPEANYLIMMNGGTVVGLFHGMFEKNILTFNPGLTREGKPMESWTDVRELERTLRERGVEITRGTEEAGDSGPAHVVLEDPDGNPILIDQFF; from the coding sequence TTGGATCTCGGCCTCTTCTCGATCAGTCTCACGGTAAAGGACCTCGCCGCCTCGAAGGCGTTCTATGAGAAGCTCGGTTTCGTACAGACGGGCGGTGACCCCGAGGCAAACTACCTGATCATGATGAATGGAGGGACGGTGGTGGGCCTTTTCCACGGCATGTTCGAGAAGAACATCCTCACCTTCAATCCGGGGCTCACGCGCGAGGGCAAGCCCATGGAGTCGTGGACGGACGTCCGGGAACTCGAACGGACGCTGCGGGAACGCGGCGTGGAGATCACGCGCGGGACGGAGGAGGCGGGCGATTCCGGACCCGCCCATGTCGTTCTCGAGGATCCCGACGGCAACCCGATCCTCATCGACCAGTTCTTCTAG
- a CDS encoding dipeptidase — MSDFAAHIDRELTRFHDELEAFLRIPSISTDPEHANDVRACADWVAEHLLAAGMGEAEVIETGGHPIVVGERIHSEEAPTVLVYGHYDVQPSEPDELWTSPPFEPEVRDGRLYARGSIDDKGQVHMHIKALEARLASGADVPVNLKLVIEGEEEVGSRHLAAFLHEHAERLACDAILVSDTGMFSPELPCITTGLRGIVYTEINVHGPWSDLHSGTYGGAVVNPANALAAILAGLRDEHGRATVPGYYDAVRPISPRERADLERLPMDEETLRAGVGAPALGGEAGFSALERLWYRPTLDVNGLLSGFTGEGSKTVLPSQAMAKVSMRLVPDQDPAQVVEAFEARVRELAPEGVTVEIKRSHGGAPWVADTEHPIFDAASAALESGFGAPPAYIREGGSIPIVQEFEKTFGAPALLIGFALPGCNMHAPDEWIDLGVYRKGIAALADLYGRLGEPLA; from the coding sequence ATGTCCGATTTCGCTGCCCATATCGACCGCGAACTCACGAGGTTTCACGACGAACTGGAGGCCTTTCTCCGCATTCCCAGCATCAGCACCGATCCAGAGCATGCGAACGATGTCCGCGCCTGCGCGGACTGGGTCGCCGAGCACCTCCTCGCGGCGGGAATGGGGGAAGCCGAGGTCATCGAAACTGGGGGGCATCCCATCGTCGTCGGCGAACGGATCCACTCCGAAGAGGCTCCGACCGTGCTCGTCTACGGGCACTACGACGTGCAGCCCTCGGAGCCCGACGAGTTGTGGACGAGCCCGCCGTTCGAACCGGAGGTTCGCGACGGCCGCCTGTACGCCCGCGGCTCGATCGACGACAAGGGGCAGGTCCACATGCACATCAAGGCGCTCGAGGCGCGCCTGGCCTCCGGAGCGGACGTCCCCGTCAATCTCAAGCTCGTGATCGAGGGTGAGGAGGAGGTGGGGAGCCGCCACCTCGCGGCGTTCCTCCACGAGCACGCCGAGCGGCTCGCCTGCGACGCGATCCTCGTCAGCGACACCGGGATGTTCTCCCCGGAGTTGCCGTGCATCACGACCGGGCTGCGGGGCATCGTCTACACGGAGATCAACGTCCACGGCCCCTGGTCGGACCTGCACTCCGGCACCTACGGCGGCGCGGTCGTGAACCCCGCCAACGCGCTGGCCGCCATCCTCGCCGGCCTCCGCGACGAGCACGGACGGGCCACCGTGCCGGGGTATTACGATGCGGTCCGACCGATCAGCCCCCGCGAACGCGCCGATCTCGAACGCCTCCCCATGGATGAAGAGACGCTCCGGGCGGGCGTCGGAGCGCCGGCCCTGGGCGGAGAAGCCGGGTTCTCGGCGCTCGAGCGGCTATGGTATCGCCCGACGCTGGATGTAAACGGACTGCTCAGCGGCTTCACCGGCGAAGGCTCGAAAACCGTTCTCCCCTCGCAGGCGATGGCGAAGGTGTCGATGCGGCTGGTTCCGGATCAGGACCCGGCGCAGGTGGTCGAGGCCTTCGAGGCCCGCGTCCGCGAACTCGCGCCGGAAGGCGTGACCGTCGAGATCAAGCGCTCACACGGCGGCGCGCCATGGGTGGCCGACACCGAACATCCCATCTTCGACGCTGCCTCCGCCGCGTTGGAGTCGGGGTTCGGCGCCCCGCCCGCGTACATCCGCGAGGGCGGCTCGATCCCGATCGTGCAGGAATTCGAGAAGACGTTCGGCGCTCCCGCGCTCCTCATCGGCTTCGCGCTTCCCGGCTGCAACATGCACGCGCCGGACGAATGGATCGATCTCGGCGTCTACCGAAAGGGAATCGCGGCCCTCGCCGACCTCTACGGCCGCCTCGGCGAGCCGTTGGCCTAG
- the rsgA gene encoding ribosome small subunit-dependent GTPase A, which yields MTSGGPSTAVGRVLRIAGGIYHVDDSSTVVRASLRGRLKRADSRIVSVGDLVELERVGDEMRIVRLRERSGALSRHGVSKRREQVIVANVDQVAVVVSVTAPDPDFLMVDRLLALAALSGIDAFLVVNKTDLAEPAPADGLEQYAALGVETLRTSAESGAGLPALAGRLAGRITVLSGQSGVGKSSLLNAIVPALDLRVGEISERRGRGRHTTVASALYRYPDGGYVADTPGLQYLALWGLDPAELPVGFGEIATAGEGCRFADCRHRVEPDCAVRAAVEDGTIRRRRLESYLRLLDEAEKGR from the coding sequence GTGACATCCGGCGGCCCCTCCACCGCCGTCGGCCGCGTGCTGCGGATCGCGGGTGGGATCTATCACGTGGACGATTCCTCGACCGTGGTCCGGGCGTCGCTGCGCGGGCGCCTGAAGCGCGCGGACTCGCGGATCGTTTCGGTCGGCGACCTCGTCGAGCTGGAACGCGTCGGCGACGAGATGCGGATCGTTCGGCTCCGTGAGCGAAGCGGCGCGCTGTCCCGGCACGGCGTCTCCAAGCGGCGCGAGCAGGTGATCGTCGCGAACGTCGACCAGGTCGCCGTCGTCGTTTCGGTGACGGCGCCCGATCCCGATTTCCTCATGGTGGACCGACTCCTCGCGCTTGCGGCGCTGAGCGGCATCGACGCCTTCCTCGTCGTGAACAAGACGGACCTCGCGGAGCCCGCGCCCGCAGACGGCCTCGAGCAGTACGCGGCGCTCGGCGTGGAGACGCTGCGGACGAGCGCCGAATCGGGGGCGGGACTGCCGGCGCTTGCCGGACGCCTCGCGGGCCGGATCACGGTGCTCAGCGGGCAGTCGGGCGTGGGGAAGTCGAGCCTGTTGAACGCGATCGTGCCGGCACTCGACTTGCGTGTGGGCGAGATCAGCGAGCGGCGGGGGCGAGGGCGGCACACGACGGTGGCGTCGGCGCTCTATCGATACCCGGACGGCGGCTACGTGGCGGACACGCCCGGCCTGCAGTATCTGGCGCTGTGGGGGCTGGATCCCGCGGAGCTTCCGGTGGGCTTCGGCGAGATCGCCACGGCGGGCGAGGGCTGCCGGTTCGCGGACTGCCGACATCGAGTGGAGCCGGACTGCGCGGTTCGCGCGGCCGTGGAGGATGGGACGATCCGGCGGCGACGGCTGGAGAGCTACCTGCGGCTCCTCGACGAGGCGGAGAAGGGTCGGTGA
- a CDS encoding OsmC family protein: MAGTFGGALEARGVKADEGRLVANVEGDVETDDGVLVIRRIRARYRLQADEAHADAIRRAFEAHPPKCPVYRTLSGCIEITTELDVVPVA; the protein is encoded by the coding sequence CTGGCCGGAACCTTCGGGGGCGCGCTGGAAGCGCGCGGCGTAAAAGCGGATGAAGGACGGTTGGTGGCGAACGTGGAGGGCGACGTCGAGACGGACGACGGCGTGCTCGTGATCCGGCGGATCCGGGCCCGATATCGTCTCCAGGCGGACGAGGCGCACGCCGATGCGATCCGGCGCGCGTTCGAAGCCCATCCGCCGAAGTGTCCGGTCTACCGAACGCTTTCCGGCTGCATCGAGATCACGACGGAACTCGACGTCGTGCCCGTCGCCTAG
- a CDS encoding CoA pyrophosphatase, which yields MSEGWSAARVAHRLVAAGHTVVDPGAAERHAAVTLVVRPRGHDLEVLFVRRAEVPGDPWSGHMALPGGHRDAVDADLLETARRELREEVGLDLPRGGFLGRLDDLHPVTRRIPSILISPFVAWHGEDIRVSTNAEVQYHVWAPLRALRDPSLRSEVRYPDGGREHVWPSILYEGDAIWGLTHRVVMNFLDIILERTSQ from the coding sequence GTGAGCGAAGGCTGGAGCGCGGCGCGGGTCGCGCATCGGCTGGTGGCGGCGGGGCACACGGTCGTCGACCCCGGGGCGGCGGAGCGCCACGCGGCCGTGACCCTCGTGGTTCGTCCGCGGGGCCACGACCTGGAAGTGCTCTTCGTCCGGCGGGCGGAGGTCCCCGGCGACCCGTGGTCCGGCCATATGGCGCTTCCCGGCGGACACCGGGACGCGGTGGATGCGGACCTCCTGGAGACGGCGCGCCGCGAGTTGCGTGAGGAGGTGGGACTCGACCTTCCGCGTGGCGGGTTCCTTGGACGGCTCGACGACCTGCACCCTGTGACGCGCCGGATCCCGTCGATCCTCATCTCCCCCTTCGTAGCCTGGCACGGGGAGGACATCCGCGTCTCGACGAACGCCGAGGTGCAGTATCACGTCTGGGCTCCGCTCCGCGCGCTGCGCGACCCCTCCCTGCGTTCCGAAGTCCGCTACCCGGATGGTGGCCGGGAACACGTGTGGCCTTCCATCTTGTACGAGGGCGACGCCATTTGGGGGCTCACGCACCGCGTCGTCATGAACTTTCTCGACATCATCCTGGAGAGAACCAGCCAATGA
- a CDS encoding DPP IV N-terminal domain-containing protein: MNSAYRPGLRLFLALATAILLAAPLAAQETGDGPANYRLAARFAPYKIQDLIYSTSVDPQWIEGSESFWYEWETSDGSFYYIVDPVAGTKRQIFDNDRIAAELTRITRDPWDGQHLPIRAIKFIDANTLQFEVESSQDEEEDDTGSEMEELDEEEEEGEQQRRRARKKVFHFEYDVNTRVLRELEDWEAPDNHPSWASVSPDGQTVVFARHHNLHVMSGDDYQQFLEARRGKSGDEADEAEEGIEVEETQLTTDGEEHYSYAVFERGDTDIERQENADERKRVSISWSRDSRRFSLIRRDRREVGNLWVIHMVGNKRPELESYKYDMPGEETVSQPELLIYDLQDRSIVEVAMPEEWKDHRLFTTSARQFRYPDSEEPFRSLWLSPGSDELHFVRQSRDQHRVDVMVADAATGAARVLFEERLNTYVEFQRLELLESGDMLWWSERDGWAHLYRFGPDGTLRNRLTEGPWSVRQVVGIDESAGVVYFQANAREAGEDPYYQHLYRVNLDGSGLTLLNPGDFDHRVEMGESNRFFVSNYSRVNTTPTSALHAANGRRIMDLETADFSKLEEAGYGFPEPYTVKADDGVTDLYGVMYKPFDFDPAKTYPIVAYVYPGPQTESVAKAFSTARYETALAQFGIVVITVGNRGGHPARSKWYHNYGYGNLRDYGLADKKTAIEQLADRHDFIDIDRIGIYGHSGGGFMSTAAMLVYPDLFKVAVSSSGNHNNDVYNQNWSEKHHGVREVVDDSGNVTFEYEIERNSDLAANLKGRLLLTTGDIDNNVHHAGTHRMAEALIRANKRFDYFVFPGQRHGYGDMSDYWFWLRAEYFVKHLLGDTRWSPDIMQLNVEQEQTGGR, translated from the coding sequence ATGAACTCCGCATACCGTCCCGGCTTACGCCTTTTCCTCGCCCTCGCGACCGCGATCCTGCTGGCGGCGCCGCTCGCCGCGCAGGAAACGGGCGACGGTCCGGCGAACTACCGCCTCGCGGCGCGCTTCGCGCCGTACAAGATCCAGGACCTGATCTACTCGACTTCGGTGGATCCGCAGTGGATCGAGGGCTCCGAGTCGTTCTGGTACGAATGGGAGACCTCGGACGGCTCCTTCTACTACATCGTCGATCCGGTGGCCGGGACGAAGCGGCAGATCTTCGACAACGACCGGATCGCGGCCGAGCTGACCCGCATCACGCGCGATCCCTGGGACGGCCAGCACCTCCCGATCCGGGCGATCAAGTTCATCGACGCGAACACGCTCCAGTTCGAGGTCGAGTCCTCGCAGGACGAGGAGGAAGACGACACCGGGTCGGAGATGGAGGAACTGGACGAGGAAGAGGAAGAGGGCGAGCAGCAGCGACGGCGCGCCCGGAAGAAGGTGTTCCACTTCGAGTACGACGTGAACACGCGGGTGCTGCGGGAACTCGAGGACTGGGAGGCGCCCGACAATCATCCGTCCTGGGCCAGCGTGTCACCGGACGGACAGACGGTGGTCTTCGCCCGCCACCACAACCTCCATGTGATGAGCGGCGACGACTACCAGCAGTTCCTCGAGGCGCGCCGCGGGAAGAGCGGAGACGAGGCGGACGAGGCGGAGGAGGGGATCGAGGTCGAGGAGACGCAGCTCACGACGGACGGCGAGGAGCACTACAGCTACGCCGTGTTCGAGCGCGGAGACACGGACATCGAGCGGCAGGAGAACGCGGACGAGCGGAAGCGGGTGTCGATCTCGTGGTCCCGTGATTCACGCCGCTTCTCCCTGATCCGCCGCGACCGGCGCGAGGTGGGCAACCTCTGGGTCATCCACATGGTCGGCAACAAGCGGCCGGAACTCGAGTCCTACAAGTACGACATGCCGGGCGAGGAGACGGTGAGCCAGCCCGAGCTTCTCATCTACGACCTCCAGGACCGGAGCATCGTCGAGGTCGCGATGCCTGAGGAGTGGAAGGACCACCGCCTCTTCACGACGTCCGCTCGGCAGTTCCGCTATCCGGACAGCGAGGAGCCGTTCCGTTCCCTGTGGCTCTCTCCCGGCTCGGACGAGCTTCACTTCGTGAGGCAGAGCCGCGACCAGCACCGCGTCGACGTGATGGTGGCGGACGCCGCGACGGGCGCGGCGCGCGTGCTGTTCGAGGAGCGGCTCAACACGTACGTGGAGTTCCAGCGGCTCGAACTCCTCGAGTCGGGCGACATGCTGTGGTGGTCGGAGCGGGACGGGTGGGCCCACCTGTACCGGTTCGGGCCGGACGGTACGCTTCGCAACCGCCTCACCGAAGGTCCGTGGTCGGTGCGCCAGGTGGTCGGGATCGACGAGTCGGCCGGTGTGGTCTACTTCCAGGCCAACGCACGGGAGGCGGGCGAGGACCCCTACTACCAGCACCTGTACCGGGTGAACCTCGATGGCTCCGGACTGACGCTCCTCAACCCCGGCGATTTCGACCACCGGGTGGAGATGGGGGAGTCGAACCGCTTCTTCGTCAGCAACTACTCGCGCGTCAATACGACGCCGACCTCCGCGCTCCACGCGGCCAACGGCCGCCGGATCATGGACCTCGAGACCGCGGACTTCTCGAAGCTCGAGGAGGCGGGGTACGGATTCCCCGAGCCCTACACGGTGAAGGCGGACGACGGGGTGACCGACCTGTACGGCGTCATGTACAAGCCGTTCGACTTCGACCCGGCGAAGACGTACCCGATCGTGGCCTACGTATACCCGGGGCCGCAGACCGAGTCGGTGGCGAAGGCGTTCTCGACGGCGCGCTACGAGACGGCGCTGGCCCAGTTCGGGATCGTCGTGATCACGGTGGGGAACCGCGGCGGCCACCCGGCCCGCTCGAAGTGGTACCACAACTACGGGTACGGGAACCTCCGCGACTACGGGCTGGCGGACAAGAAGACCGCAATCGAGCAGCTCGCGGACCGGCACGACTTCATCGACATCGACCGGATCGGCATCTACGGGCACTCCGGGGGCGGCTTCATGTCGACGGCGGCGATGCTTGTCTACCCCGATCTCTTCAAGGTCGCGGTCTCATCCTCGGGGAACCACAACAACGACGTCTACAACCAGAACTGGTCCGAGAAACACCACGGCGTGCGTGAGGTCGTCGACGACAGCGGGAACGTGACCTTCGAGTACGAGATCGAGCGCAACTCGGACCTGGCCGCGAACCTCAAGGGGCGTCTGCTGCTCACGACGGGGGACATCGACAACAACGTCCACCACGCCGGCACGCACCGCATGGCCGAGGCGCTGATCCGGGCCAACAAGCGCTTCGATTACTTCGTCTTCCCCGGCCAGCGGCACGGCTACGGGGACATGAGCGACTACTGGTTCTGGCTGCGCGCGGAGTACTTCGTGAAGCACCTGCTGGGCGACACGCGGTGGAGCCCGGACATCATGCAGTTGAACGTCGAACAGGAGCAGACGGGCGGCCGCTGA